Below is a window of Synchiropus splendidus isolate RoL2022-P1 chromosome 9, RoL_Sspl_1.0, whole genome shotgun sequence DNA.
agtattattaactttagaaaatgaagaagaactAGAAGATGAACtagcataaataaactacttatttgtACATTCAATAGCAACACATGTAATGATGTAGTACTGATTCGCGTTTTGTTAAGCCTGAGGCAACATTTTACCCTCGAATGGATGTTGAAAGTTTGCTCTCATCAACACCATGCTTCCtcattattaacagtaaataagcaagtcatttgtttattaatggttAATAACTGTGACCTGAACACAACCTATGTAATTATGACATTAGAGCAGTAATATATTTAGTGAGCTTCTTTATCACTATATTCTATGGTTATATAGTCTGTTAACAGTGGTCATAATACTGGCATTGAGATGCGTGACCAGTTCAACTAAAAAACCTGGCACTCACTTGTGCTGCCGGAAACTGCTCTGAGAGCTCATATGGTTCTTCTGGAATCCACTTTCTATGTTCCAAACACCAGAGGATCTGtcataaacaataaaatgtattattaataaaatataataagcCTTTATTAAAATCTCAATGGGGAAATTCACTATCATACATACAGAACGCATCTAATGAATAACAAAATCTTCAACACCAGAATACAAACCCATTCATATGAGAGGATCCAGCAGCCACGAGCGATGCCCAAAAGAATATTCAGAGTTCGCCTGTCGCTGCCTGACACCACGTGCGTAGTGCTGTCGCTAACCCGATCAACAATCACAAATCCACCCAGGGCTTTCACCAGCTGGACCACCACTTGCTGCTTCCTTAAAGACAGCAATTACCATGAAATGAAAGGCTGTCAAATTGCGTTGGAAAACCATCGATAGGTAATGAACATTCTTACTCGGAAGGCATGCTCGTCATGACCAATGTTCTCTGGAAAACAGTTGGATTCACATTAGAATAACATTTTTCTTATTGATGAACACATCTGCTATAATATGCGGCAAACAAAAGCTGAAACGGCTAATGACACATCAGTAAAGAGGACACATTGAAGTCACTAAAGAGAAAGCATCACATGTGATAGGAGATTATTCAAGAGAAAACATTAAGAAAAGTAAAGTTCAGCTTCAACGGTCAGTAGATTCAGGACAAAATAACACACATAACTAAATGTATAAAACCAAATGCTTAACCAGCTTTGATATTCTGCTTTTGATGAAAAAGCACATCACATGTGATCTGTTTGCTGGTTTCAAATCAAAGAGAAAATTAAACAGAGAATTGCTTATTAAATGCAATGTTCTCACTACCTTGACAAAAGTGAATAAATGTGAAGCAGATTGCTGCGCTAGACTGCtctcacgcgcacacacactgagagaGTCACAACTAAAAATACAGTACTGGCCAGATTTTATCTTTACCGTATCAGGGCGATCAAAACAAGTCAACTTTTATTATGTTGCAGAAGAGTAAAAATATTACTCCGGGGGACatgatgtcatgtttttgttgcgctTGTTTGCCACACAGTCATTGAAGTTGGCAGCGTAATGAAAACATCGCCCAGGTGCATTTCACACTTGATTGTAAAAGAGAATAATACAGGAAGCTCTCAACGTCAGCCAAAAACCTCTTTGGACCATAGCATAGAATGAAAGGCAGTTGTTGATAGCAGGAGAAACATGCCACACTTCAAAACATCTCAATGAaagatggatttaaaaaaaaaaaacagggcaaacAATACTGATGTTTTTCCATTATCCTTGCCAAAAAACGCACAATTATTAACCAGAACATTTTGAATGAACTGCAATGGCAGACTTCTACACAATATGTATTACTAAAAGAGTTAAACATCAGCTGAGAGTAGGCATGGAATATATTAATTATGAAGCATTTAATACTGTCAGTTAACTCGGTTACGACAAACTGTAAACATTAACATAGTGGATGTGCAAGATAATATGAAAGGTGAAGGGTGAAACTGTGTTGGGACAtttactaaaaaataaaaacatttacctTAGACTTGTGGATCATTTTTTGTCTGTTCTCCTCAGCGTCACATGAGATCTCTGTTGAACCAGCTGCAGCTTCGCTTCCGTTATCTACATGTGATAAAtgtgagggaggaaaaaaaacaacacaaaacaacgtGGGGCATGTGAGTCATTTAAACATggtgtgcttttgttttcactcatgCACAACTAAACTATTGCTAAACTACTTAACGAACATCTCcattaaaagacagaaaatatcAAGATGTTTAGAGGTTATCACCAAGTGTTATGAATCCGTAAATACCACACTTAGTCTCCCTCATTGTATCTTCAGTATCTGCATCTTCCGACCAAAAATTGACATCAcagaaaagcaataatgcgATTTTAATATTCTCTTCAGTCTAACACTTGAGTCACTAACTAAACTTGTACTTGATCTTTAAATCATTCTCGAAAGACGGCGCAGACGTTCCAATttggatgtatttattttaacctgacacataaatgaacaaatatagCAGCAGAATAATACATTCACATTTAAAATCCAACAAAGCATGCAGTAAATTCTTGAAACATAGAGAAGTTGAAAGATTCAAAATCTGTGTTCCATCATTCATGTATGCAGCCAAAGCTGACACCAAATGCCagaatttaaaaacacaaaaatcacatATAGGCCAGGGATTTATAGCCATGAGGAAATCTTCAATAATGCCTGCTCACACCATGGTGGTAAAACTGAGCAACTATAAGCATCTGTAAACAGACTACTCACTTTCTAAGGTGTGAGCCACATGGTGTTTCTGCGGTGCTGGTGCAGCTTCTGTTCCTTTGTCAGCGGTGGCTTCAGTGGAGCTAATGAAGGGTAATGTGCTCTGTCTCCTTTGCTTGCCTGTCAGTGTCTTGCTGGCTTTTGGACACATCTTTAGTTCCATCTCTGCAGGACTGTTGGGTTCAGTTTTACTACAATTATCTCCACCTGTACCATGCTCCAGTCTCATCCTCCTTTTACTCCCAGCTTCCACTGCAAAGCTTTCACTTCTCCTTACTTTCCTTTTCTTCGAGATCGAATCcaactgaaatggaaaaagGATGTCTTCCTCCGTAGACAGCCGAGGTCGTTCTTTTGATTTCCTAGCCGGTGAAAAGAAGTCCTCGAACACATTGTTGTCATCGCCACCATCTTTAGACACTTTTGAAGCTTTAGAAGATGTATGGAACAGTCCAGATCGCACAAGAGCAGAAAGCGATGGTCCACCACTCTGTTTCTCTTCAGCTTTAGGAAGTGAGGGTCCTGCGTCAAGACAATCGTCATCTATCACAGCTGATTCCAAACCATCAGAATCTGCAATATCAAGACTAGTTTCTGAATAGGAATCACTAGTTTTAGACTTTCCCTTTATACATTTGACTGGAGTTCGTTGTTTAGTGACAGTTTTTTTGACAGGAGGACTCATAGATCTTATCTTGGGCTGCCTCATCCCTTTGTGGTCGCCTGCAGCACTCCCAAACAAAACATTAGATTTGTCTACTGGCCTTTCTCTAACTGACATCCTCCTGGACTTCCTTCGCCCAATTCCTCCTTCTGTCTCTGAGACATCCAAGTGGCGACTTCTCTGACATTTGCTTAACTGCACCTTTTCTTCTGCATCAACCGATGAACCACGATCAAGATGCAGCTGATGATCTGAGACAAGAAGAGAATCCATCAGCATTCATTTACAGTAACATCGACCAGCAACatattcatcaataaaatgcatCGCACTTCTCACCCTGGCAGATGGTGACACACCCACTCGGTGTGAATTCATAAATTCCAATACATACAGCCCACCAAAAATGGCTCGATTTACATCTGAGGGTGGGAAGAGCTACATCTGTAGTGGGGCCCACAATAGGACAGCGGGATTTATCATACAATCGAGACCAAAGGATTAAAGATGTAGGAGTGTCATTTTTAGGCACAATGGCGAGTATTAAAACAAAAGAGACGAGAACACTATAGATATATCCTAGAGGGAGGGAAACTAATCTGCTGCATAATTAGCACCCCTGCCACATTGTATTGTAAGATACATGGTGTTCCATATGTTAACGAGGTTTACTATCACCATAGAGACATGCTATCACTGCATTGCTTGTCTCCAGTGCATTTTTACTTTGTTGAGAGGAACGAACACGTTTCCTTTTTACAAGTGTTTTCCAATTAACGTGTCATTTAAATGAGAGCTAGTTGGAGGTTTTGTAAGTCAGTTAAGACATAATAGGCCAAGGGGACTTCAGAAATCTTCAAAAATAAAGTAGAATTTCCATCAACCTTTGGGGCCAGGACTTGAGAAGACAAACACTGCTTGTCTGTCGGAGTGCGTGGTTGTCTGTCTATCTCCTGGGTGTCCCACGACCCAGTAGATGGGATTGAAGACAGATACCAAATTTCCCATTTACTGTAGTTACCGGTAGAAGTACTAGTGGCATCATTTGTCAGGTCATTGAACAATCTCATTTATTACCAAGTAATCGTCTCATATTTTCAGCATGTGTCTATAAAAACATCCTACGATGAAGTCAGATGATATGTTAAATGGCGTACGTACGAATTAGTTGATGACTCCAGAGGGAGAAGAGAATCACAAGCAAAGATAGAAATTGGTAGAAACAATTTAACACACATGGGGAATGAGACATGTATTGCAACGATTACCACAACTCAAAGCTTGATCATTCATTCagagttttaaaaaatatttccgGACACCCAATGTATTCTAAAGTGTGCTATTAACAACTACTAAATATTAATCACAATATATGAtgctttatttatgtatttcttaTACTGGCAATGTTCACAATTGACATAGAGTAACTGTCAACAATTTAGTTCTGCCAGTATTGCGAGGAAACAATATATATcaataatatatgaataaataccATTTGTACTTTTTTGTGTCTGAATAATGGATTTTTCCAagatttttaatattaatatttgtgtCAAATTTTAAAGGTGCCTTTTTTTCTACCACTGCATATTctgccaggtaaaaaaaattataaaaaagcCTCTACTCATATCCATAACCATCATAACCATCATAACCAAGCAAGTAGATGCAAGCCTGCTCTTGGATAATGGTCCATAACAATGAGGTCAACAGACGGGCAGAATACAGCCAATGGCCAGGTTAATCcatcaatagattttttttcttccatgatGGCACAGGCCTATTCCAAGATAGCTATGCTAAGATTTATTAGGCTCTAAGGTCTAAGAGCCGAACATGGGgtatcattttcacacatggaccTTAACCAAATCTATGGGATGAGCTGAAAAAGGCTTCTACGAGAGGCTGGACTCTACCATCCTCAAAGCCAGATTTTGGTGAAAACTTGCAACACTAAAGATAAATCTTGTGACAGTGCTTTTTTTGGAAAGGCAGTATCTTATTTCTATTActcaaaaaaaaaccctgctcaCAACATGGTGGAAAAATTGAGCAACTATTAGCATTTGTAAACAGTCTACTTACTTTCTAGGGCGTGAGCCACGTGGTGTTTCTGTGGAGCTGATGTAGTTTTTGTTCCGTTGTCAGCGGTGGCTTCAGTGGAGCTAATGAAGGGTAATGTGCTCTGTCTCCTTTGCTTGCCTGTCAGTGTCTTGCTGGCTTTTGGACACATCTTTAGTTCCATCTCTGCAGGACTGTTGGGTTCAGTTTTACTACAATGATCTCCACCTGTACCATGCTCCAGTCTCATCCTCTTTTTACTCCCAGCTTCCACTGCAAGGCTTTCACTTCGCCTTACTTTCCTTTTCTTAGAGATTGAATCCAacggaaaaggaaaaaagatgTCTTCATCCGTAGACAGCCGAAGTCGTTCTTTTGGTTTCCTAACTGGTGAAAAGAAGTCCTCAAACACATTGTCGTCATCACCACTATCTTTGGACCCTATTGAAGCTTTTGAAGATGTATGGAACAGTCCAGACGGCACTAGAGCAGAAATCGATGGGCCATCACTCTCCCGGTGTTTCTCTTCAGCTTTCGGAAGCGAGGGTCCTGCCCTAGTGCTATCTTGAGTCAAACCAATAGACTTTGTATCATCCAGACTTTGTATTTCTGTGAAGGAATCAGTAGTTTTACACGTTTCCTTTATACATTTGACTGGTGTTGCTTTTTTAGTGACAGTTTTTTTGACTAGAGGACTCATAGATCTTATCTTGGGCTGCCTCATCCCTTTGTGGTCGCCTGCAGCACTCCCAAACAAAACATTAGATTTGTCTACTGGCCTTTCTCTAACTGACATCCTCCTGGACTTCCTTCGTCCGATTGCTTCTTCTGTCTCGGAGACATTGAAGTCGAAAACTCGCACGGGACTCATTGAGGATCGTTTTGGAACAGCACTGCAAGGCGACAGCCAAGGCTTTTGTAAGTCTTTCTGTAGTGGTGGCTCCCGATCTTCCAGGTCACATTCATTCAACCGCACTTTCACTTCGGCATCATCTGGTGAATAAGCGAGTTCAGCAACCGATGAACCAGAATCTTCATCCAATTCATTATCTGAGAAGAGAGAAGAATCCATCTTCAGTCAATTTAAGTACCACACTTCATGTAGCTCATGGCTCACAAATGAACATCCCAAAATACAGACTCCACAAGAAAACATGTTCTAAAGAGGAACAATGGCATGTATTTCTTTTCAATATTGTGTTTCCAATTAAACATTGTGCCATTAAAGACAGAGCCAATTGAGTTGAAATCACTCAAATGGGTTTCAGAAATCCTCAAAAATACAGTTCAAAGAGAAATAGACAATTACATTAAATTGACTTCACTTTTACCCCTTAATAGCTCCCATTAATGAATCCAGCAGTAGAAAAACCtttgtttaaatgaataaaatatgacaaatatgacaatgtatatgacatatatatatatatatatactatctTATGTCCCTGTCAGATTATCTTTCCTGACACACTTTGGCAAGGCACAATATGATGTTTACAATGTTTACCAAGGCAGATCTGAGAGGATTATTCCAAAGGAAGAACAGAATGTCAAAAAAATCATCTCAGAAAGTAATACAACTGGACCTGAAGACTGGTGCACAACAAATATCAGATATCAACGCAGCTCAGAACAGCTTAATCGTGTTTTCACCagcagggagctgaagaaaacaaGCAGCGCTGCAAAAGTAAACaagatgaaacaaaatgacaaaatattgacAGCACCGCATGTGGTGGGAGAGGAGACTTTGACTACATACACCATCACTTTGGTTTGAAGGAGATTATAAACAGAAAGGTAGAATTATTTCTTACATAGAAATCGTAATCCTGTAGGTGTGCTCCCAAGAGAAGGTTTGAGtccaggaggtgaggaggattCAACCATCTGTGAGGCTGTGAAAAACCAAGATAATACAAGCAGGTTGCAAAACAAATTAGCAGAAACACAATCAGTAAATTCAATATTCACAccgtggcacacacacacctgtgggcGAGAGGCTTTCATGTTTCTCCTTCATGTCCTTCAGACGCCGCGCCATGTAATCTGATCGCTTCAGAGCAGGACTGTAGATGATTCCATTCTCCTCATCGATGATAATATCTGACACTTCAgtgactgaaacaaaatgcattcattttagaAATGTTGATGGTTAATAATGTTCTAGGCTTATTTACATACCTTGAACTTGCTTTGGAGGCAGAtctttcatcattttctctAACTTTCTCTTCATCCGTTTGTCGTACACCGGTGATCTCTCCGGGGAATCCTTCGGCTGCATGCAACGATGctgtgaaagatttttttacaATTCATGAAATTAGGTGGAAGAAGGGAGGAACCATAATACAAATTCAAACTATTAGCAAAACATACTGTCCAACAATGACAACATTTCAAGAATCTTGATAAAAACCTAAATACAGAGTGCAGTGTAAAGAAAAGGATAGTCATTATTGTTATAATTTTAAACACAATTCAGAATGTATACAATCAGTAACTGACTTTGTGGTTGAAGACCATCAGACCAATAAATGCAATTAACAAGTGGACATAAACGATCCACAGACAAAGATCATAATGCCCCCCCTTATAAATGTAGTGGCTTCTTGCATGTATGTTTTAT
It encodes the following:
- the mcph1 gene encoding microcephalin isoform X2; the protein is MTTATNSSILKDVVAYVDVWSSEKTANCSKPFIQQLHEMGAQVSKTFSKRVTHVVFHSGHPTTWRKAKKSHVKLVSVLWVGRCYDDGVHVDEELFPAINNETNPVLKNKRHRCMQPKDSPERSPVYDKRMKRKLEKMMKDLPPKQVQVTEVSDIIIDEENGIIYSPALKRSDYMARRLKDMKEKHESLSPTASQMVESSSPPGLKPSLGSTPTGLRFLYNELDEDSGSSVAELAYSPDDAEVKVRLNECDLEDREPPLQKDLQKPWLSPCSAVPKRSSMSPVRVFDFNVSETEEAIGRRKSRRMSVRERPVDKSNVLFGSAAGDHKGMRQPKIRSMSPLVKKTVTKKATPVKCIKETCKTTDSFTEIQSLDDTKSIGLTQDSTRAGPSLPKAEEKHRESDGPSISALVPSGLFHTSSKASIGSKDSGDDDNVFEDFFSPVRKPKERLRLSTDEDIFFPFPLDSISKKRKVRRSESLAVEAGSKKRMRLEHGTGGDHCSKTEPNSPAEMELKMCPKASKTLTGKQRRQSTLPFISSTEATADNGTKTTSAPQKHHVAHALENHQLHLDRGSSVDAEEKVQLSKCQRSRHLDVSETEGGIGRRKSRRMSVRERPVDKSNVLFGSAAGDHKGMRQPKIRSMSPPVKKTVTKQRTPVKCIKGKSKTSDSYSETSLDIADSDGLESAVIDDDCLDAGPSLPKAEEKQSGGPSLSALVRSGLFHTSSKASKVSKDGGDDNNVFEDFFSPARKSKERPRLSTEEDILFPFQLDSISKKRKVRRSESFAVEAGSKRRMRLEHGTGGDNCSKTEPNSPAEMELKMCPKASKTLTGKQRRQSTLPFISSTEATADKGTEAAPAPQKHHVAHTLENNGSEAAAGSTEISCDAEENRQKMIHKSKRTLVMTSMPSEKQQVVVQLVKALGGFVIVDRVSDSTTHVVSGSDRRTLNILLGIARGCWILSYEWILWCLEHRKWIPEEPYELSEQFPAAQICRLQRHLSAGEHQQDLFHGQPAMYVSQQSQPPAKSLVELIQLCGGTVCKTVRQAGICIGKYSGRRPEGSRILSEQWVLDSITHLKQLSYDNYNLA
- the mcph1 gene encoding microcephalin isoform X1, translating into MPVMTTATNSSILKDVVAYVDVWSSEKTANCSKPFIQQLHEMGAQVSKTFSKRVTHVVFHSGHPTTWRKAKKSHVKLVSVLWVGRCYDDGVHVDEELFPAINNETNPVLKNKRHRCMQPKDSPERSPVYDKRMKRKLEKMMKDLPPKQVQVTEVSDIIIDEENGIIYSPALKRSDYMARRLKDMKEKHESLSPTASQMVESSSPPGLKPSLGSTPTGLRFLYNELDEDSGSSVAELAYSPDDAEVKVRLNECDLEDREPPLQKDLQKPWLSPCSAVPKRSSMSPVRVFDFNVSETEEAIGRRKSRRMSVRERPVDKSNVLFGSAAGDHKGMRQPKIRSMSPLVKKTVTKKATPVKCIKETCKTTDSFTEIQSLDDTKSIGLTQDSTRAGPSLPKAEEKHRESDGPSISALVPSGLFHTSSKASIGSKDSGDDDNVFEDFFSPVRKPKERLRLSTDEDIFFPFPLDSISKKRKVRRSESLAVEAGSKKRMRLEHGTGGDHCSKTEPNSPAEMELKMCPKASKTLTGKQRRQSTLPFISSTEATADNGTKTTSAPQKHHVAHALENHQLHLDRGSSVDAEEKVQLSKCQRSRHLDVSETEGGIGRRKSRRMSVRERPVDKSNVLFGSAAGDHKGMRQPKIRSMSPPVKKTVTKQRTPVKCIKGKSKTSDSYSETSLDIADSDGLESAVIDDDCLDAGPSLPKAEEKQSGGPSLSALVRSGLFHTSSKASKVSKDGGDDNNVFEDFFSPARKSKERPRLSTEEDILFPFQLDSISKKRKVRRSESFAVEAGSKRRMRLEHGTGGDNCSKTEPNSPAEMELKMCPKASKTLTGKQRRQSTLPFISSTEATADKGTEAAPAPQKHHVAHTLENNGSEAAAGSTEISCDAEENRQKMIHKSKRTLVMTSMPSEKQQVVVQLVKALGGFVIVDRVSDSTTHVVSGSDRRTLNILLGIARGCWILSYEWILWCLEHRKWIPEEPYELSEQFPAAQICRLQRHLSAGEHQQDLFHGQPAMYVSQQSQPPAKSLVELIQLCGGTVCKTVRQAGICIGKYSGRRPEGSRILSEQWVLDSITHLKQLSYDNYNLA